In a genomic window of Gloeocapsopsis dulcis:
- a CDS encoding sensor histidine kinase gives MEDILGKDDTQFLPPDVVTALRAIDRTVMRTGRSQIFEEQIPENGEIRTFLSTKDPYVDAQGNIAGIIGIARDITDRKQAEEQIQKAAKRLAALQEIDRSILRLESPAEITQAAISRLLQVVEAEQAAVLLFNFERGEFEILAGEIGGDRVGTVRQIADSVSPEVLLNREAVWYIQDLAMLVQRSAFGEKLLAAGYHSFLAVALMIAGKFTGDLLLVKRKPNAFSAEDREIVHEVANQLAIAIQQSQLRDQLQRYATELEHRVAERTAELEVINRELEAFTYSVSHDLRAPLRTIQGFAQALLEDSGDQLDELGKNYIHSIIEDSMQMSGLIADLLAYSRLSRTQINPQLVDLNKAIKEALKQVATEVQEKQANITIAELLPSVLAHRATLIQVLVNLLSNALKFVELGTQARVNIYTKEEQHDRQTWVKLYVEDNGIGIAPEHQERIFRVFERLHGAETYPGTGIGLAIVRKGLERMGGDAGVESQLGHASRFWIALPKVLTQQRMTTRLLLIDDNKSDRTLVLRELQREFSQLDVQEIISSGEFNLAIVAGEFDAVITDFQLRWATGLDVLQASDILSRNA, from the coding sequence GTGGAAGACATTTTAGGTAAAGATGACACTCAGTTTTTGCCACCCGATGTTGTCACTGCGCTTCGTGCGATTGATCGCACGGTGATGCGAACAGGGCGATCGCAAATCTTTGAAGAGCAAATTCCCGAAAACGGTGAGATTCGCACGTTTCTGTCAACCAAAGATCCCTATGTCGATGCTCAAGGTAATATTGCAGGCATTATCGGCATTGCGCGGGATATTACCGATCGCAAGCAAGCTGAAGAACAGATTCAAAAAGCAGCGAAACGACTCGCCGCACTACAAGAAATTGATCGCTCGATTTTGCGGTTAGAGTCTCCGGCAGAGATTACTCAAGCAGCAATCTCACGGCTGTTACAAGTCGTTGAGGCGGAGCAAGCGGCGGTGCTGCTATTCAACTTTGAGCGCGGTGAATTTGAAATTTTAGCCGGAGAAATTGGCGGCGATCGCGTCGGAACTGTTCGTCAAATCGCTGATAGTGTTTCGCCAGAAGTACTGCTGAATCGAGAAGCAGTTTGGTATATTCAAGACTTGGCGATGCTAGTGCAGCGCAGCGCGTTTGGAGAGAAGTTGCTTGCTGCAGGTTATCATAGCTTTCTCGCCGTGGCGCTGATGATTGCCGGAAAATTCACCGGAGACCTATTGTTGGTCAAGCGCAAACCGAACGCTTTTTCTGCCGAAGATCGAGAAATTGTGCATGAAGTCGCAAATCAGTTGGCGATCGCGATTCAGCAATCACAACTGCGCGATCAACTGCAACGTTACGCAACCGAACTCGAACATCGCGTTGCCGAACGTACCGCCGAACTTGAAGTTATCAATCGAGAACTTGAAGCTTTTACCTACTCAGTTTCCCACGACTTGCGGGCACCACTGCGGACAATACAAGGCTTTGCGCAAGCGTTGCTCGAAGATTCTGGCGACCAACTAGACGAATTGGGCAAAAATTATATCCACTCGATTATTGAAGATTCGATGCAGATGAGTGGGTTAATTGCTGACCTGCTCGCCTACAGTCGTCTGAGCCGGACTCAAATCAATCCTCAGCTCGTTGACTTGAACAAAGCGATCAAAGAAGCACTCAAACAAGTGGCGACTGAAGTGCAGGAAAAACAGGCAAACATCACGATTGCCGAACTGTTGCCGTCAGTGCTGGCACACCGAGCAACACTCATTCAAGTCCTGGTTAATTTACTTAGTAATGCGCTGAAATTTGTTGAACTAGGAACTCAAGCGCGAGTCAACATCTATACTAAGGAGGAGCAGCACGATCGCCAAACCTGGGTAAAGTTATACGTTGAAGATAATGGTATTGGCATTGCCCCAGAGCATCAGGAGCGTATTTTCCGCGTGTTTGAGCGGCTGCACGGCGCAGAAACCTACCCTGGTACGGGCATTGGGTTAGCCATTGTTCGCAAAGGGCTAGAGCGGATGGGTGGAGATGCAGGCGTTGAGTCTCAACTCGGTCACGCAAGCCGTTTCTGGATTGCACTACCAAAAGTTCTCACTCAACAACGCATGACGACTCGGCTGCTACTGATTGATGATAATAAAAGCGATCGCACCCTTGTTCTGCGCGAACTTCAACGAGAATTTTCGCAACTGGACGTGCAGGAAATTATTAGTTCCGGTGAATTTAATCTCGCGATCGTAGCAGGTGAGTTTGATGCCGTCATCACCGATTTTCAACTGCGCTGGGCAACGGGCTTAGACGTTCTACAGGCGAGTGACATCCTCTCGCGCAATGCATAG
- a CDS encoding CHASE3 domain-containing protein, whose protein sequence is MRSALQWVDHTDRVISQANRVQKLLVDMETGNRSYLLTGEQIFLEPYTQAIAQIKPALNDLKHLVDDNPIQVQRVEELQQQHANWIRGVPNLALAQSNQAELRATLLRRKQEMDAMRSLIANFIATEEQLHSDRVRTVQQISRFVTATSVGLAIIIGAVLAYVSWQQLRKVAQTYTTMLASLQQSLDDRNAAEGALRNSEERFCRAILEAPLPIMLHTETGEVI, encoded by the coding sequence TTGCGCTCAGCACTGCAGTGGGTCGATCATACGGATCGCGTGATTTCCCAAGCCAATCGAGTGCAAAAATTGTTGGTCGATATGGAAACTGGGAATCGAAGCTATTTGCTAACAGGGGAGCAAATCTTTTTAGAGCCTTATACGCAAGCAATCGCTCAAATCAAACCCGCATTAAATGATCTTAAACATCTGGTAGACGATAATCCTATTCAAGTTCAACGTGTCGAGGAATTGCAACAGCAACACGCCAACTGGATTCGCGGTGTGCCAAATCTTGCCTTAGCGCAAAGCAATCAAGCCGAATTACGCGCGACGCTGCTTCGCCGCAAACAAGAAATGGACGCGATGCGAAGTTTGATTGCTAACTTTATTGCAACCGAAGAACAATTACATAGCGATCGCGTCCGCACAGTTCAACAGATAAGTCGCTTCGTGACTGCGACGAGTGTGGGGCTAGCAATTATTATCGGGGCGGTTCTTGCTTACGTCAGCTGGCAGCAATTGCGAAAAGTAGCTCAAACTTACACAACAATGCTGGCATCGTTGCAGCAAAGCTTGGATGATCGCAACGCAGCTGAAGGGGCGCTACGCAATAGCGAAGAACGGTTTTGCCGCGCCATTTTAGAAGCACCTCTGCCGATTATGCTGCATACCGAAACCGGAGAAGTGATTTAA
- a CDS encoding DUF4058 family protein translates to MSSPFPGMDPYLESYLWSDVHAALANKIRQQLTPKLRPRYTARLEIYLVEDPTPEVEVGILYPDVEILQVQQSQETTTPVKESVATTPALLTLPVLQPVEVRIPTVEIRDTAKNVLVTCIEILSPVNKREPGLSIYRQKRQRLYQAGVHLIELDLLRRGTRPFNHPRIPNVPYIVTLTRAHSGVVNIWTIGLQDQLPIIPIPLRDPDADVVLDLSSALRDIYEEAAYDLSIDYSQPPPPPPLSESDTKWIENLLAAFRQY, encoded by the coding sequence ATGTCCTCACCGTTTCCAGGGATGGACCCTTATCTAGAAAGCTACTTGTGGTCTGATGTACACGCGGCACTTGCTAACAAGATTCGACAGCAGTTGACGCCTAAACTACGCCCGCGATACACAGCTAGGTTGGAGATATATTTAGTAGAAGACCCAACACCAGAAGTCGAAGTTGGTATTCTTTACCCTGATGTCGAGATCTTACAAGTACAGCAATCTCAGGAAACCACGACTCCAGTAAAAGAGAGTGTTGCTACTACTCCTGCACTATTAACGCTACCTGTTTTGCAACCTGTAGAAGTCCGAATTCCCACTGTTGAGATTCGAGATACAGCTAAAAATGTCCTAGTAACTTGTATTGAGATTCTCTCTCCAGTGAACAAACGCGAACCAGGTTTGAGTATTTACCGTCAAAAGCGCCAACGTCTATATCAAGCTGGAGTACATCTAATTGAACTAGATTTATTACGGCGGGGTACTCGTCCCTTCAACCATCCCCGTATTCCAAATGTGCCTTATATCGTGACTCTGACTCGTGCTCATTCTGGAGTGGTCAATATTTGGACAATCGGCTTACAAGACCAATTACCAATTATTCCTATACCGTTGCGCGATCCTGATGCTGATGTTGTTCTAGATTTATCTTCAGCTTTGCGTGATATTTACGAGGAAGCTGCTTATGACCTTTCGATTGATTATAGTCAGCCACCACCACCGCCACCATTGTCTGAGTCAGATACTAAGTGGATCGAAAATTTGCTTGCAGCGTTTCGACAATATTAG
- a CDS encoding PAS domain S-box protein gives MTPETGQTSLDDILITPELSRRAPRTSDLKAENDAFRTLARQLVEQPQTMLQTLAAIAKDLCQAGTAGVSLLEVTPSGEEFRLVALAGELAGSEQGTVPRQFSFCGVCLECRAAQLYSYPARYFTHLQLIKPAIVESLVIPLVAADQPLGAIWIVSHDPQRQFDGEDARVMTSLADFTAAALYNNQTRQAAESAQSLLHMLLEHVPEGITIAGEPPDFPIVATSRVAQELLGKPSKTILGLSSGNYIQSYGLFLADGATRPTLEQIPLYRATRYGETVSNEEWVIERFDGSRITALVQAVPLRDAQRQIIGAINCWRDITERKQAEKALRESETRFRLMVESAKEYAIFTLDLNGMITSWNSGAERLLGYQEAEILGRDGRIIFTPEDNARGKADQEKQIALAQGQAENERWHVRKDGSRFWGSGLVMPLQTEVGTTQGFIKIMQDRTKHRQADERLRLLYDTTSDLLATEQPLALMHNLFSKLAAQLELDDYYQYMVEEKDNQQMLHLSSYAGISEEVAQAIAWIEFGQYLCGLVAQARRQIVLNQAQIATHPNAQSICSLGITAYAGQPLIVQGRLLGTLSFASRTRTNFTPEEIDLLQSTCDQMAIALERANLNASLQQQAEQLIQVNRIKDEFLAVLSHELRSPLNPILGWTKLLQSGKLDAAKTAQALATIERNAKLQTELIEDLLDVSRILQGKLSLNIRQVNLAMTVEAALETVSLAAQAKAIEIQTTFDAQVGVLGDSSRLQQIVWNLVSNAVKFTPPGGRVAVRLTRVGNQAQITVTDTGKGIDPEFLPYVFEYFRQEDGATTRQFGGLGLGLAIVRHLVELHGGSVAADSLGEGQGATFTVKLPISDKKGQENPEQRLTSPSTTDRPLLGMRVLVVDDEPDMRDVIAFSLEQSGAEVMTVASAAAALVALAQFQPDILLSDIGMPGMDGYMLLRQVRTLSPEEGGQVPAIALTAYAAEVEQQQALQAGFQRHLAKPVEPDILVKEIVKLLSNRQRT, from the coding sequence ATGACACCTGAGACGGGACAAACCAGCCTAGATGATATTCTCATTACCCCAGAATTGTCCCGTCGAGCACCCAGAACTTCTGACCTGAAAGCTGAAAATGATGCTTTTCGCACGCTAGCACGGCAACTAGTTGAGCAACCCCAAACAATGCTTCAAACCCTTGCGGCGATCGCTAAAGATCTCTGCCAAGCAGGAACAGCAGGAGTCAGCTTGCTAGAGGTGACACCGAGTGGTGAAGAATTCCGCTTAGTGGCACTTGCTGGAGAACTAGCAGGATCTGAGCAGGGGACAGTACCACGCCAGTTTAGTTTCTGCGGTGTCTGTCTAGAATGTCGAGCCGCCCAGCTTTACTCTTATCCGGCACGATATTTTACGCATCTCCAGTTGATTAAGCCGGCGATCGTTGAAAGTCTAGTGATTCCGCTAGTGGCGGCAGATCAACCCCTAGGTGCAATTTGGATTGTTTCTCACGACCCACAGCGACAGTTTGATGGCGAAGACGCGCGGGTGATGACTAGCCTTGCAGACTTTACCGCCGCTGCTTTGTACAATAACCAGACTCGTCAGGCTGCCGAATCTGCCCAAAGTCTGCTACATATGCTGCTAGAGCACGTACCAGAGGGAATTACGATCGCAGGCGAACCGCCGGACTTCCCGATTGTTGCCACTAGCAGAGTTGCTCAAGAGTTGTTGGGTAAACCAAGCAAAACCATCCTTGGATTGTCATCTGGCAATTATATTCAGTCCTATGGTTTATTTCTAGCAGATGGCGCGACTCGTCCCACCCTTGAGCAAATACCCCTGTATCGTGCTACACGCTATGGCGAAACTGTTTCTAATGAAGAATGGGTGATTGAGCGTTTTGATGGTAGCCGGATCACCGCCCTCGTTCAGGCAGTGCCCCTTCGAGATGCTCAAAGACAAATTATTGGCGCAATCAACTGCTGGAGGGACATTACTGAACGCAAACAAGCAGAGAAAGCTCTACGGGAAAGCGAAACTCGCTTTCGGTTAATGGTTGAAAGTGCGAAAGAATATGCCATTTTCACTCTCGACCTCAATGGCATGATTACGAGTTGGAATTCTGGTGCCGAACGATTGTTAGGGTATCAGGAAGCAGAAATTCTCGGTCGCGACGGTCGCATCATTTTTACGCCGGAAGACAACGCACGAGGAAAAGCCGACCAGGAAAAACAAATCGCACTAGCGCAAGGACAGGCAGAAAATGAACGCTGGCACGTGCGAAAAGATGGCAGCCGCTTTTGGGGCAGTGGTTTAGTGATGCCGTTGCAAACTGAAGTGGGCACCACGCAGGGATTTATCAAAATCATGCAAGACAGAACGAAGCATCGGCAAGCCGATGAACGGTTGCGGTTGCTCTATGACACCACTAGCGATTTACTCGCTACCGAACAACCCCTGGCGTTGATGCATAACTTATTCAGCAAACTAGCAGCCCAGCTCGAGTTGGATGATTACTATCAGTACATGGTGGAGGAAAAAGACAATCAGCAAATGCTGCATCTGAGCAGCTATGCGGGGATCTCCGAGGAAGTAGCTCAAGCGATCGCCTGGATTGAATTTGGTCAATATCTCTGTGGACTGGTAGCACAAGCGCGGCGACAAATTGTCCTCAATCAAGCGCAAATCGCCACCCATCCCAACGCACAGTCAATTTGCTCGCTTGGTATTACTGCTTATGCAGGGCAACCGCTGATTGTTCAAGGACGTTTGCTAGGAACACTTTCATTTGCCAGCCGCACCCGCACCAACTTTACTCCCGAAGAAATTGATTTGCTGCAATCTACCTGTGACCAGATGGCGATCGCTCTGGAACGGGCAAATCTGAATGCTTCACTTCAGCAGCAAGCCGAACAGTTAATACAAGTAAATCGCATCAAGGATGAATTTTTAGCCGTGCTATCGCATGAGTTGCGCTCTCCCCTCAACCCGATTCTCGGTTGGACGAAGCTGCTGCAATCGGGCAAGCTGGATGCAGCCAAAACTGCGCAGGCTTTAGCGACAATTGAACGCAATGCCAAGTTACAAACGGAACTGATTGAAGACTTGCTTGATGTCTCTCGAATTCTCCAAGGCAAACTTAGTCTCAACATTCGTCAGGTCAATTTAGCGATGACAGTGGAAGCGGCGCTCGAAACCGTGAGTTTGGCGGCACAAGCCAAAGCGATTGAAATACAAACAACGTTCGATGCTCAGGTTGGAGTGTTGGGGGACTCAAGCCGCTTGCAGCAAATCGTGTGGAATCTAGTTTCTAATGCAGTGAAATTCACCCCCCCAGGTGGGCGCGTTGCAGTGCGCTTAACTCGCGTTGGCAATCAGGCTCAAATTACTGTCACCGATACTGGAAAAGGGATCGATCCAGAGTTTTTGCCCTATGTCTTTGAATACTTCCGGCAAGAAGATGGTGCGACAACGCGGCAGTTTGGCGGATTGGGGTTAGGGTTGGCGATCGTGCGTCACTTGGTGGAATTGCACGGCGGCTCAGTTGCGGCAGACAGCCTGGGTGAAGGACAAGGTGCAACCTTCACAGTCAAGCTACCCATATCAGATAAAAAAGGGCAAGAGAACCCCGAACAACGGCTGACGTCGCCCTCGACTACCGATCGACCTCTTTTAGGGATGCGCGTGCTGGTTGTTGATGATGAACCAGATATGCGAGACGTTATTGCCTTTTCGCTAGAGCAATCAGGTGCAGAAGTCATGACTGTTGCTAGCGCAGCGGCAGCATTAGTGGCGTTAGCACAGTTCCAGCCGGATATTCTATTGAGCGACATTGGCATGCCAGGGATGGATGGCTATATGCTGCTGCGGCAAGTTAGAACCTTGTCGCCAGAAGAAGGTGGACAAGTTCCGGCGATCGCGCTGACTGCGTATGCTGCAGAGGTTGAGCAACAACAAGCGCTACAAGCTGGTTTTCAACGACATCTCGCAAAGCCTGTAGAACCAGATATTTTAGTAAAGGAGATTGTCAAGCTATTGAGTAACCGCCAGCGTACTTGA